The proteins below come from a single Aquarana catesbeiana isolate 2022-GZ linkage group LG12, ASM4218655v1, whole genome shotgun sequence genomic window:
- the LOC141113565 gene encoding uncharacterized protein → MMPCLHTSPNSRTPMLCIEYIHGWKNGYTQHTDNGKKPQESPLKNTPMNQDKNNEALILSLNLENDPGNLVLVADFVKKNRDEKIRPPNSEVMKDMYIRICGLDGTIYSGEQYTLESWEELYLPEPTKMEVFGVLESSEGMAPVPQWVVLVGEDGHVYGYEDEKMYLFANSLQKLLKDGIKTDTYYDYPDDISDEEEEVLQKDEEIQKIRQKTDEFIDSKADSFNRFMNLYFKV, encoded by the exons ATGATGCCTTGTCTTCACACAAGTCCCAACTCCAGAACTCCAATGCTCTGCATAGAGTATATCCATGG TTGGAAAAACGGATATACCCAGCACACCGACAATGGAAAGAAGCCACAGGAATCTCCCCTGAAGAACACTCCTATGAATCAGGACAAAAACAATGAAGCCCTTATACTCAGTCTCAATTTGGAAAATGACC CTGGCAACCTTGTCCTGGTAGCTGACTTTGTGAAGAAAAACCGAGATGAAAAAATACGTCCACCAAATAGTGAAGTCATGAAGGATATGTACATTCGCATCTGTGGCCTGGACGGCACAATTTACTCGGGTGAGCAGTATACGCTTGAGAGCTGGGAAGAGCTTTACCttccagaaccaaccaaaatgGAAGTCTTTGGCGTTCTGGAGAGCTCAGAAGGCATGGCTCCAGTCCCACAATGGGTTGTTCTTGTGGGAGAAGATGGACATGTATATGGCTATGAAGatgaaaaaatgtatctttttgccAACAGTCTACAAAAGCTTCTAAAAGATGGCATAAAAACTGACACATACTATGACTACCCAGATGACATCAGTGATGAG GAAGAGGAAGTCCTTCAGAAAGATGAAGAGATTCAGAAAATAAGACAGAAGACCGATGAATTCATTGACAGTAAAGCCGACAGCTTTAACAGATTCATGAATTTGTATTTTAAGGTATAG